One region of Streptomyces sp. CG4 genomic DNA includes:
- a CDS encoding carbohydrate ABC transporter permease yields MHHRRRIARALPLSPAVVLLLLLLAGPIAYCVYIAFTDLQLTGQAHASFVGFANFRRAFKDPEFRNAVWLTLVFTVLSSLVGQNTLGLALAALMKRASKPVRTLTGGVVITAWVLPEVVAGFLLYAFFRREGTLNAILDWLHLPRQNWLFTLPVLAVSFANVWRGTAFSMLVYSAALDEIPGEITEAAEVDGAGGWRRMWHITLPMIRRSIGTNLMLNTLQTLSVFGLIWVMTRGGPGNKSQTLPLFMYEQAFQNSMIGYGTAVALLLLLVGSLFSVVYLRLLRTEV; encoded by the coding sequence ATGCACCACCGGCGCCGGATCGCCCGGGCCCTCCCCCTCTCCCCCGCCGTCGTCCTCCTGCTGCTCCTCCTCGCCGGGCCGATCGCCTACTGCGTCTACATCGCCTTCACCGACCTGCAGTTGACCGGGCAGGCGCACGCGTCGTTCGTCGGGTTCGCCAACTTCCGGCGCGCCTTTAAGGACCCGGAGTTCCGCAACGCCGTCTGGCTGACGCTGGTGTTCACCGTGCTGTCCTCGCTCGTCGGGCAGAACACCCTGGGGCTCGCCCTGGCCGCGCTGATGAAGCGGGCCTCGAAGCCGGTGCGCACGCTCACCGGCGGGGTCGTCATCACGGCCTGGGTGCTGCCCGAGGTGGTGGCCGGGTTTCTGCTGTACGCGTTCTTCCGGCGGGAGGGGACCTTGAACGCCATCCTCGACTGGCTTCATCTCCCCCGCCAGAACTGGCTGTTCACCCTGCCCGTCCTCGCGGTGTCCTTCGCCAACGTCTGGCGCGGTACGGCGTTCTCGATGCTCGTCTACTCCGCCGCCCTCGACGAGATACCGGGCGAGATCACCGAGGCCGCCGAGGTGGACGGGGCCGGCGGGTGGCGGCGGATGTGGCACATCACGCTGCCGATGATCCGGCGGTCCATCGGCACCAACCTCATGCTCAACACCCTGCAAACGCTGTCCGTCTTCGGGCTGATCTGGGTGATGACCCGGGGCGGGCCCGGCAACAAGAGCCAGACGCTGCCGCTGTTCATGTACGAGCAGGCCTTCCAGAACAGCATGATCGGGTACGGCACCGCGGTCGCCCTGCTCCTGCTGCTCGTCGGGTCCCTGTTCTCGGTCGTGTATCTGCGGCTGCTGCGGACGGAGGTGTGA
- a CDS encoding tetratricopeptide repeat protein, which translates to MQPRNMSMSGVVDLAAVKAAQEAKAKAEQTRAEAARKGGAGAVAPADLVIDVDEVGFERDVLQRSAEVPVVIDFWAEWCQPCKQLSPVLERLAVEYNGRFLLAKIDVDANQMLMQQFGVQGIPAVFAVVAGQALPLFQGAADEQQIRQTLDQLVQVAEQRFGLTGLTVDPDAQPGAAPAEAQEGPYDAALNAAADALDAGDLAGAVRAYQNVLADDPGHPEAKLGLAQAELLQRVQGFDPQQVRREAAEKPKDAAAQIAAADLDLVGGHVEDAFGRLIEAVQRTVGDDRDAVRRRLLELFEVVGPEDPRVVGARRALARALF; encoded by the coding sequence ATGCAGCCACGGAACATGTCCATGAGCGGCGTCGTCGACCTCGCCGCCGTGAAGGCGGCCCAGGAGGCCAAGGCCAAGGCCGAGCAGACGCGCGCCGAGGCCGCCCGGAAGGGCGGCGCGGGGGCGGTCGCCCCGGCCGATCTCGTCATCGACGTCGATGAGGTGGGGTTCGAGAGGGACGTCCTCCAGCGATCCGCCGAGGTTCCCGTCGTCATCGACTTCTGGGCCGAGTGGTGTCAGCCCTGCAAGCAGCTGAGCCCGGTCCTGGAGCGGCTCGCCGTCGAGTACAACGGGCGCTTCCTCCTCGCCAAGATCGACGTCGACGCCAACCAGATGCTGATGCAGCAGTTCGGGGTCCAGGGGATCCCGGCTGTCTTCGCCGTCGTCGCCGGCCAGGCGCTGCCGCTGTTCCAGGGCGCGGCCGACGAGCAGCAGATCCGGCAGACCCTGGACCAGCTGGTGCAGGTCGCCGAGCAGCGGTTCGGGCTCACCGGCCTGACCGTCGACCCGGACGCCCAGCCCGGTGCCGCGCCCGCCGAGGCCCAGGAGGGCCCGTACGACGCCGCGCTGAACGCGGCCGCCGACGCGCTGGACGCCGGTGACCTGGCCGGTGCCGTCCGGGCGTACCAGAACGTGCTGGCCGACGACCCGGGCCACCCCGAGGCCAAGCTGGGCCTGGCGCAGGCCGAGCTGCTGCAGCGGGTGCAGGGCTTCGATCCGCAGCAGGTCCGCCGGGAGGCCGCCGAGAAGCCGAAGGACGCCGCCGCGCAGATCGCCGCCGCCGACCTGGATCTGGTGGGCGGTCATGTCGAGGACGCCTTCGGGCGGCTGATCGAGGCCGTGCAGCGCACGGTCGGTGACGACCGGGACGCGGTGCGGCGCCGGCTGCTGGAGCTGTTCGAGGTCGTGGGTCCCGAGGACCCGCGCGTGGTGGGCGCGCGCAGGGCGCTCGCGCGCGCCTTGTTCTGA
- a CDS encoding ATP-dependent 6-phosphofructokinase — translation MRIGVLTAGGDCPGLNAVIRSVVHRAVAQYGDEVIGFEDGYRGLLDRHYRSLDLDGVSGILARGGTILGSSRLERDRLREACEGAADMVEEFGIDALIPIGGEGTLTAARMLSDAGLPVVGVPKTIDNDISSTDRTFGFDTAVGVATEAMDRLKTTAESHQRVMVVEVMGRHAGWIALESGMAAGAHGICLPERPFDPAHLVKMVEERFSRGKKFAVICVAEGAHPVEGTMDYGKGEIDQYGHERFQGIGTALAFELERRLGKESKPVILGHVQRGGVPTAYDRVLATRFGWHAVEAAHRGEFGRMTALRGTDVVMVPLAEAVTELKTVPKDRMDEAESVF, via the coding sequence ATGCGCATCGGAGTTCTCACCGCAGGCGGCGACTGCCCCGGCCTGAACGCCGTGATCCGGTCGGTCGTGCACCGGGCGGTGGCGCAGTACGGCGACGAGGTCATCGGCTTCGAGGACGGCTACCGGGGTCTGCTCGACCGTCACTACCGCTCCCTCGACCTGGACGGCGTCAGCGGCATCCTGGCCCGCGGCGGCACCATCCTCGGCTCCTCCCGGCTGGAGCGCGACCGGCTGCGCGAGGCCTGCGAGGGCGCCGCCGACATGGTCGAGGAGTTCGGCATCGACGCGCTGATCCCGATCGGCGGCGAGGGCACCCTGACCGCGGCCCGGATGCTCTCCGACGCGGGCCTCCCGGTCGTCGGCGTCCCCAAGACCATCGACAACGACATCTCCTCCACCGACCGCACCTTCGGTTTCGACACCGCGGTCGGCGTCGCCACCGAGGCGATGGACCGCCTGAAGACCACCGCCGAGTCCCACCAACGGGTGATGGTCGTCGAGGTCATGGGCCGGCACGCCGGCTGGATCGCCCTGGAGTCCGGCATGGCCGCCGGCGCCCACGGCATCTGCCTGCCCGAGCGGCCCTTCGACCCCGCGCACCTGGTCAAGATGGTCGAGGAGCGCTTCTCCCGCGGCAAGAAGTTCGCCGTCATCTGCGTCGCCGAGGGCGCCCACCCCGTCGAGGGCACCATGGACTACGGCAAGGGCGAGATCGACCAGTACGGCCACGAGCGCTTCCAGGGCATCGGTACGGCGCTCGCGTTCGAGCTGGAGCGACGCCTCGGCAAGGAGTCCAAGCCGGTCATCCTCGGCCACGTCCAGCGCGGCGGCGTCCCGACCGCCTACGACCGCGTCCTCGCCACCCGCTTCGGCTGGCACGCCGTCGAGGCCGCGCACCGCGGCGAGTTCGGCCGGATGACCGCGCTGCGCGGCACCGACGTCGTGATGGTGCCGCTCGCGGAGGCGGTCACCGAGCTGAAGACGGTGCCGAAGGACCGCATGGACGAGGCGGAGTCGGTCTTCTAG
- a CDS encoding XRE family transcriptional regulator — MRQPSAPPFNAAAARRLRAALGMGPEHVAYGMRASYGLPHVTPDLVIAWERGLAAPSSPELTALAGVLWCSAGDLIGRPRTLREHRIARGIAPEDVARTIGTDLPAYLRMEESGAWRGNERQSAALAELLQLALPDFVTVTGREAKLAELLHSAVTTRWQAYVRPVAKLAPVDRGVLEEVLLELHQDYQGHMAATLSWGGGSKESGEPGEEFLDRIVENFWTAVENRTA; from the coding sequence GTGCGCCAACCCTCAGCTCCTCCGTTCAACGCCGCGGCCGCCCGCAGGCTGCGTGCCGCGCTCGGCATGGGCCCCGAGCATGTCGCCTACGGCATGCGGGCCTCGTACGGCCTGCCCCATGTCACGCCCGATCTCGTCATCGCCTGGGAGCGCGGCCTCGCCGCCCCGAGCAGCCCCGAACTCACCGCCCTCGCAGGGGTGTTGTGGTGTTCCGCGGGGGATCTCATCGGCCGGCCCCGGACCCTGCGCGAGCATCGCATCGCGCGCGGGATCGCGCCGGAGGACGTGGCCCGGACCATCGGCACGGACCTCCCGGCGTATCTGCGGATGGAGGAGAGCGGAGCCTGGCGCGGCAACGAGCGGCAGTCGGCCGCGCTGGCGGAGCTGCTGCAGCTGGCGCTGCCCGACTTCGTGACCGTCACCGGGCGCGAGGCCAAGCTCGCCGAGCTGCTGCACAGCGCGGTGACCACCCGCTGGCAGGCCTATGTGCGTCCGGTGGCGAAGCTGGCGCCCGTGGACCGCGGTGTTCTGGAAGAGGTGCTGCTGGAACTGCACCAGGACTATCAGGGGCACATGGCCGCCACCCTCAGCTGGGGTGGCGGCAGCAAGGAGTCCGGCGAGCCCGGCGAGGAGTTCCTCGACCGGATCGTGGAGAACTTCTGGACGGCGGTCGAGAACAGGACCGCCTGA
- the pyk gene encoding pyruvate kinase, translating to MRRSKIVCTLGPAVDSHEMLVSMIEAGMNVARFNFSHGTHAEHQARYDRVRAAAKETGRAIGVLADLQGPKIRLETFAEGPVELERGDEFVITTEDVPGDKHICGTTYKGLPGDVSRGDQVLINDGNVELKVLDVEGPRVKTIVIEGGVVSDHKGINLPGAAVNVPALSEKDVEDLRFALRMGCDMVALSFVRDAKDVQDVHRVMDEEGRRVPVIAKVEKPQAVQNMEDVVAAFDAVMVARGDLAVEYPLEKVPMVQKRLIELCRRNAKPVIVATQMMESMITNSRPTRAEASDVANAILDGADAVMLSAESSVGAYPVETVKTMSKIVQAAEGELLSKGLQPLVPGKKPRTQGGSVARAACEIADFLGGRGLIAFTKSGDTARRLSRYRATQPIIAFTTDEATRNQLTLSWGVESHVVPFVNTTDEMVDLVDQEVAKLGRFDAGDTVIITAGSPPGVPGTTNMLRVHHLGAQAN from the coding sequence ATGCGCCGTTCGAAAATCGTCTGTACTCTCGGCCCCGCGGTCGACTCCCACGAGATGCTCGTCTCGATGATCGAGGCCGGCATGAATGTGGCCCGGTTCAACTTCAGCCACGGCACCCACGCCGAGCACCAGGCGCGGTACGACCGCGTCCGGGCCGCGGCCAAGGAGACCGGCCGGGCCATCGGTGTCCTCGCCGACCTGCAGGGCCCGAAGATCCGTCTGGAGACCTTCGCCGAGGGGCCGGTGGAGCTCGAGCGCGGTGACGAGTTCGTCATCACGACCGAGGACGTCCCGGGCGACAAGCACATCTGCGGTACGACGTACAAGGGGCTGCCGGGCGACGTCTCGCGCGGCGACCAGGTCCTGATCAACGACGGCAACGTCGAACTGAAGGTCCTGGACGTCGAGGGCCCCCGGGTCAAGACGATCGTCATCGAGGGCGGTGTCGTCTCCGACCACAAGGGCATCAACCTGCCCGGCGCGGCCGTCAACGTGCCCGCGCTGAGCGAGAAGGACGTCGAGGACCTGCGCTTCGCCCTCCGCATGGGCTGCGACATGGTCGCGCTGTCCTTCGTCCGGGACGCCAAGGACGTCCAGGACGTGCACCGCGTCATGGACGAGGAGGGCCGCCGGGTCCCGGTCATCGCCAAGGTGGAGAAGCCGCAGGCGGTGCAGAACATGGAGGACGTCGTCGCGGCCTTCGACGCCGTGATGGTGGCCCGTGGCGACCTGGCCGTCGAGTACCCGCTCGAGAAGGTCCCCATGGTGCAGAAGCGCCTGATCGAGCTGTGCCGGCGCAACGCCAAGCCGGTGATCGTGGCGACCCAGATGATGGAGTCGATGATCACCAACTCCCGCCCGACCCGCGCCGAGGCCTCCGACGTGGCCAACGCGATCCTGGACGGCGCCGACGCGGTCATGCTGAGCGCCGAGTCGTCGGTGGGCGCCTACCCGGTCGAGACGGTCAAGACCATGTCGAAGATCGTCCAGGCGGCCGAGGGGGAGCTGCTCTCCAAGGGCCTGCAGCCGCTGGTGCCGGGCAAGAAGCCGCGCACACAGGGTGGTTCGGTGGCCCGCGCGGCCTGCGAGATCGCCGACTTCCTCGGCGGCCGGGGCCTGATCGCCTTCACCAAGTCCGGTGACACCGCGCGCCGGCTCTCCCGCTACCGCGCGACCCAGCCGATCATCGCGTTCACCACGGACGAGGCCACCCGCAACCAGCTCACCCTGAGCTGGGGCGTGGAGTCGCACGTCGTGCCGTTCGTGAACACCACGGACGAGATGGTCGACCTGGTGGACCAGGAGGTCGCCAAGCTGGGCCGCTTCGACGCGGGCGACACGGTCATCATCACCGCCGGCTCGCCCCCCGGCGTCCCCGGCACCACCAACATGCTCCGCGTCCACCACCTGGGCGCGCAGGCCAACTGA
- a CDS encoding acetate kinase: MTATRVLVLNSGSSSVKYQLLDMRDADRLAVGLVERIGEQTSRLKHTCLSTGETREHTGPIADHDAALKAVAEELTRDGLGLDSPELAAIGHRVVHGGLFFTEPTVIDDEVLAEIERLIPVAPLHNPANLTGIRTAQALRPDLPQVAVFDTAFHTTMPESAARYAIDPKIADRHRIRRYGFHGTSHAYVSRQTARLLGKDPSEVNVIVLHLGNGASASAVEKGRCVDTSMGLTPLEGLVMGTRSGDLDPAVIFHLARVGDMSMDEIDTLLNKRSGLFGLCGDNDMREIRRRIDEGDEEAALAFDIYIHRLKKYIGAYYAVLGTVDAVAFTAGVGENAAPVREAAIAGLEGLGLAVEPELNAVRADEARLISPRDARVAVAVVPTDEELEIATQTYALVGKNN; encoded by the coding sequence GTGACCGCCACCCGCGTCCTCGTCCTCAACTCCGGCTCCTCGTCGGTGAAGTACCAGCTCCTCGACATGCGCGACGCCGACCGGCTCGCCGTCGGCCTGGTGGAGCGCATCGGCGAGCAGACCTCCCGGCTCAAGCACACCTGTCTCAGCACCGGCGAGACCCGTGAGCACACCGGGCCCATCGCCGACCACGACGCCGCGCTCAAGGCGGTCGCCGAGGAGCTGACCCGGGACGGCCTCGGCCTCGACTCGCCGGAACTGGCCGCGATCGGGCACCGGGTGGTGCACGGCGGCCTGTTCTTCACCGAGCCGACCGTCATCGACGACGAGGTGCTCGCCGAGATCGAGCGGCTGATCCCGGTCGCCCCGCTGCACAACCCGGCCAACCTCACCGGCATCCGCACCGCCCAGGCGCTCCGCCCCGACCTGCCCCAGGTCGCCGTCTTCGACACCGCGTTCCACACGACGATGCCGGAGTCCGCGGCGCGCTACGCGATCGACCCGAAGATCGCCGACCGCCACCGCATCCGCCGCTACGGCTTCCACGGCACCTCGCACGCGTACGTCTCCCGTCAGACCGCGCGGCTGCTGGGCAAGGACCCGTCCGAGGTCAACGTGATCGTGCTGCACCTGGGCAACGGCGCCTCCGCGTCCGCGGTCGAGAAGGGCCGGTGCGTGGACACCTCCATGGGGCTGACGCCGCTGGAGGGGCTCGTCATGGGAACGCGCTCCGGTGATCTGGATCCCGCCGTCATCTTCCATTTGGCGCGGGTTGGGGATATGTCCATGGACGAGATCGACACTCTTCTCAACAAGAGGAGCGGCCTGTTCGGTCTGTGCGGGGACAACGACATGCGGGAGATTCGCCGCCGGATCGACGAGGGGGACGAAGAGGCCGCTCTCGCGTTCGACATTTACATTCACCGGCTCAAGAAGTACATCGGCGCCTATTACGCCGTCCTCGGCACGGTGGACGCGGTGGCGTTCACCGCCGGGGTCGGCGAGAACGCGGCGCCGGTGCGCGAGGCCGCGATCGCGGGCCTGGAGGGGCTGGGCCTGGCGGTCGAGCCGGAGCTGAACGCGGTGCGAGCGGACGAGGCCAGGCTGATCTCTCCGCGGGACGCGCGTGTCGCCGTCGCCGTGGTGCCGACGGATGAAGAACTGGAGATCGCGACCCAGACCTACGCACTGGTCGGAAAGAACAACTGA
- a CDS encoding DUF6114 domain-containing protein, producing MSAETPAAASGQFTRRRLQFRAWRGTRPFWAGLFVLLGGFPIMYFPYAHLQVGHLTLAMATTAGAGSLIIGVLLVVLGISLWFQKHVRTFAGVAAILLALVSIPVSNFGGFVMGFLFALIGGAMAVAWAPGAPPQQQPPAEAAPGEGGAPQSAALPDQHADMFGENDLSGTSPANGANGRHSAG from the coding sequence ATGAGCGCCGAGACTCCTGCCGCCGCATCCGGCCAGTTCACCCGCCGGAGGCTGCAGTTCCGCGCCTGGCGGGGCACCCGTCCGTTCTGGGCTGGTCTGTTCGTCTTGCTCGGCGGCTTTCCGATCATGTACTTCCCGTACGCCCATCTCCAGGTCGGACATCTGACGCTGGCGATGGCGACCACCGCGGGAGCCGGATCCCTGATCATCGGCGTGCTGCTCGTCGTCCTGGGCATCAGTCTCTGGTTCCAGAAGCACGTCCGCACGTTTGCGGGCGTCGCCGCGATCCTGCTCGCGCTGGTGTCCATCCCCGTGTCCAACTTCGGTGGCTTCGTCATGGGCTTCCTCTTCGCCCTCATCGGCGGAGCGATGGCCGTGGCCTGGGCGCCGGGCGCGCCTCCGCAGCAGCAGCCGCCTGCCGAGGCGGCTCCGGGCGAGGGCGGTGCACCGCAGTCCGCGGCGCTGCCGGACCAGCACGCGGACATGTTCGGGGAGAACGACCTGTCAGGAACGAGCCCGGCCAACGGGGCGAACGGGAGGCACAGTGCCGGCTGA
- the pta gene encoding phosphate acetyltransferase — translation MTRSVYVTGIERGDGRQVVELGVMELLTRQVDRVGVFRPLVHDGPDRLFELLRSRYRLAQDPATVYGMDYHEASALQAEQGTDELVSALVDRFHLVARDYDVVLVLGTDFADTQVPDELSLNARLANEFGASVIPVVGGRKQSAESVLAETRNAYRAYDGLGCDVLAMVANRVAREDRDEIAERLATRLPVPCYVVPDEPALSAPTVSQIAHALDAKVLLGDDSGLARDALDFVFGGAMLPNLLAALTPGCLVVTPGDRADLVVGSLAAHSAGTPPIAGVLLTLNEVPSEEILTLAARLAPGTPVLSVTGNSFPTAEQLFSLEGKMTAATPRKAETALGLFERYADTGDLARRVSAPSSDRVTPMMFEHKLLEQARSDKRRVVLPEGTEARVLHAAEVLLRRGVCDLTLLGPEDQIRKKAADLGIDLGDTQLIDPAGSELRDSFAEKYAALRAHKGVTVELAYDVVSDVNYFGTLMVQEGLADGMVSGSVHSTAATIRPAFEIIKTRPDSSIVSSVFFMCLADKVLVYGDCAVNPDPNAEQLADIAIQSAVTAARFGVEPRIAMLSYSTGTSGFGADVEKVREATELARSRRPDLKIEGPIQYDAAVEPSVAATKLPDSDVAGQATVLIFPDLNTGNNTYKAVQRSAGAIAVGPVLQGLRKPVNDLSRGALVQDIVNTVAITAIQAQTPAN, via the coding sequence GTGACGCGCAGCGTGTACGTGACCGGGATCGAGCGCGGTGACGGCCGCCAGGTCGTGGAGCTGGGAGTCATGGAGCTGCTGACCCGGCAGGTCGACCGGGTGGGCGTCTTCCGTCCGCTCGTGCACGACGGCCCCGATCGCCTGTTCGAGCTGCTGCGGTCGCGCTACCGCCTCGCGCAGGACCCGGCGACGGTCTACGGCATGGACTACCACGAGGCCTCCGCGCTCCAGGCCGAGCAGGGCACCGACGAGCTGGTCTCGGCGCTGGTCGACCGCTTCCACCTGGTGGCGCGCGACTACGACGTCGTCCTCGTCCTCGGCACCGACTTCGCCGACACCCAGGTACCGGACGAGCTGTCCCTGAACGCCCGCCTCGCCAACGAGTTCGGCGCCTCCGTGATCCCGGTGGTCGGCGGCCGCAAGCAGTCCGCCGAGTCCGTGCTGGCGGAGACCCGCAACGCCTACCGCGCCTACGACGGCCTCGGCTGCGACGTCCTCGCCATGGTCGCCAACCGGGTGGCCCGCGAGGACCGCGACGAGATCGCCGAGCGGCTCGCCACCCGGCTGCCGGTGCCCTGCTACGTCGTCCCCGACGAGCCCGCGCTGTCCGCGCCGACCGTCAGCCAGATCGCCCACGCCCTCGACGCCAAGGTGCTGCTCGGCGACGACTCGGGCCTCGCCCGGGACGCGCTGGACTTCGTCTTCGGCGGCGCGATGCTGCCGAACCTGCTCGCCGCCCTGACCCCGGGCTGTCTGGTCGTCACCCCGGGCGACCGCGCCGACCTGGTCGTCGGCTCGCTGGCCGCGCACAGCGCCGGCACCCCGCCGATAGCCGGCGTGCTCCTCACCCTGAACGAGGTGCCGAGCGAGGAGATCCTCACCCTCGCGGCCCGGCTCGCCCCGGGCACCCCGGTCCTGTCCGTGACCGGCAACAGCTTCCCCACCGCCGAGCAGCTGTTCTCGCTGGAGGGGAAGATGACCGCGGCCACCCCGCGCAAGGCGGAGACCGCGCTCGGCCTGTTCGAGCGGTACGCCGACACCGGCGACCTGGCCCGCCGGGTCTCGGCGCCGAGCAGCGACCGGGTCACCCCGATGATGTTCGAGCACAAGCTCCTGGAACAGGCCCGCTCCGACAAGCGACGCGTCGTCCTCCCCGAGGGCACCGAGGCGCGGGTGCTGCACGCGGCCGAGGTGCTGCTGCGCCGGGGCGTCTGCGATCTGACCCTGCTCGGGCCCGAGGACCAGATCCGCAAGAAGGCCGCCGACCTCGGCATCGACCTCGGCGACACCCAGCTGATCGACCCGGCCGGCTCCGAACTGCGCGACTCCTTCGCCGAGAAGTACGCGGCGCTGCGCGCCCACAAGGGCGTCACGGTCGAACTCGCCTACGACGTCGTCTCGGACGTCAACTACTTCGGCACCCTGATGGTCCAGGAGGGCCTGGCCGACGGCATGGTCTCCGGCTCGGTGCACTCCACCGCGGCCACCATCCGCCCCGCCTTCGAGATCATCAAGACCAGGCCGGATTCGTCCATCGTCTCGTCCGTCTTCTTCATGTGCCTCGCCGACAAGGTGCTGGTGTACGGCGACTGCGCGGTCAACCCGGACCCGAACGCCGAGCAGCTCGCGGACATCGCCATCCAATCGGCGGTCACGGCCGCCCGGTTCGGGGTGGAGCCGCGGATCGCGATGCTGTCGTACTCCACCGGTACGTCCGGCTTCGGCGCCGATGTCGAGAAGGTGCGCGAGGCCACCGAGCTGGCGCGCTCACGCCGGCCGGACCTGAAGATCGAGGGGCCGATCCAGTACGACGCGGCCGTGGAGCCGTCGGTCGCGGCCACCAAGCTGCCGGACTCGGATGTCGCCGGGCAGGCAACGGTGCTGATCTTCCCGGACCTCAACACAGGCAACAACACGTACAAGGCCGTGCAGCGCTCGGCCGGCGCGATCGCCGTCGGACCGGTCCTGCAGGGTCTGCGCAAGCCCGTCAACGACCTGTCCCGCGGCGCCCTCGTCCAGGACATCGTCAACACCGTCGCCATCACGGCGATCCAGGCCCAGACGCCCGCCAACTGA
- a CDS encoding DUF6230 family protein, protein MESQVRGGTRWKRFAVVMVPSVAATACIGVALAQGALAASFSVSGQSFKVTADKLVGQGFEQYGAIDNGYTLSGQQTAHPVAVSAFKSASISNMCQSVVTPNIPVLGSVSLVLKAGGDKPVEADNLYIDLDDLSADATFNNIDIGVAAKDANKGPGMKGGKEQSNPYGFAQQADSATLTGVKQTAWATTAGTFKLSGLHMSVQTGTHECY, encoded by the coding sequence ATGGAGTCCCAGGTGCGTGGCGGGACCAGATGGAAGCGGTTCGCTGTGGTCATGGTGCCCAGCGTGGCCGCCACGGCGTGTATAGGTGTCGCCCTCGCTCAGGGCGCTCTCGCGGCCTCGTTCAGCGTGTCCGGTCAGTCCTTCAAGGTGACCGCCGACAAACTGGTCGGCCAGGGTTTCGAGCAGTACGGCGCGATCGACAACGGCTACACCCTGAGCGGCCAGCAGACCGCTCACCCGGTCGCGGTCTCGGCCTTCAAGAGCGCCTCGATCAGCAACATGTGCCAGTCCGTCGTCACGCCGAACATCCCGGTGCTGGGCTCGGTGAGCCTGGTCCTGAAGGCGGGCGGCGACAAGCCGGTCGAGGCCGACAATCTCTACATCGACCTCGACGACCTCAGCGCCGACGCCACCTTCAACAACATCGACATCGGTGTGGCTGCCAAGGACGCCAACAAGGGTCCGGGTATGAAGGGCGGGAAGGAGCAGTCCAACCCGTACGGCTTCGCGCAGCAGGCCGACTCGGCCACGCTGACCGGTGTGAAGCAGACGGCCTGGGCGACCACGGCCGGAACCTTCAAGCTCAGCGGTCTGCACATGTCGGTGCAGACGGGTACGCACGAGTGCTACTGA
- a CDS encoding carbohydrate ABC transporter permease: MPRKRASRRLAADVSLLVVAVAFALPLAWVVLSSVDPHAGLRVRVPDGFTLGNFDAILTPDITYTPLLNSLVLCGGGTALTVVCAALAAYPLSRFRSRLNRPFLLTILFATSLPITAIMVPVYALFVRVNLIDTLQGTVFFFAASQLPFAIWLMKNFMDGVPKELEEAAWTDGASSLQSLVRIVLPLMGPGLAVVTVFSFVMMWGNFFVPFMLLLSPDRMPASVSINDFFGNRGMVAYGQLAAFSVIYSTPVILLYVLVARRLGGGFALGGAVKG, from the coding sequence ATGCCCCGCAAGCGCGCCTCCCGCCGGCTCGCCGCCGACGTCTCCCTGCTGGTCGTGGCCGTCGCCTTCGCGCTGCCCCTGGCCTGGGTGGTGCTGTCCTCCGTGGATCCGCACGCCGGTCTGCGGGTCAGGGTCCCGGACGGCTTCACCCTGGGCAACTTCGACGCGATCCTGACCCCGGACATCACCTACACCCCGCTGCTCAACAGCCTGGTCCTGTGCGGCGGCGGCACCGCGCTGACCGTCGTGTGCGCGGCCCTCGCCGCCTATCCCCTCTCCCGATTCCGGTCCCGGCTCAACCGGCCGTTCCTGCTGACGATCCTGTTCGCGACCAGCCTGCCGATCACCGCGATCATGGTGCCGGTGTACGCGCTGTTCGTGCGGGTGAACCTGATCGACACCCTGCAGGGCACGGTCTTCTTCTTCGCCGCCTCCCAGCTCCCGTTCGCCATCTGGCTGATGAAGAACTTCATGGACGGGGTACCGAAGGAGCTGGAGGAGGCGGCCTGGACGGACGGGGCGTCCTCGCTGCAGTCCCTGGTCCGGATCGTGCTGCCGCTGATGGGGCCGGGTCTCGCCGTCGTCACCGTGTTCTCGTTCGTGATGATGTGGGGGAACTTCTTCGTCCCGTTCATGCTGCTGCTCAGCCCGGACCGGATGCCGGCCTCGGTCAGCATCAACGACTTCTTCGGCAACCGGGGCATGGTCGCCTACGGACAGCTGGCCGCGTTCTCCGTCATCTATTCGACGCCGGTGATCCTTTTGTACGTTCTGGTGGCACGCAGACTGGGCGGCGGCTTCGCGCTGGGCGGCGCGGTGAAGGGGTAA